A stretch of Mya arenaria isolate MELC-2E11 chromosome 14, ASM2691426v1 DNA encodes these proteins:
- the LOC128217515 gene encoding uncharacterized protein LOC128217515 has protein sequence MCCDGDVISKKDSQDDGCCGNTTFDANKELCCDGRPQLFDKKSVWKCCGKNSYDMDNSVCCDDEELRQSRNNGDDCCCGNTTMNTANEVCCIDTPQTSFGPMTKCCMRESYDPLEEICCDGNSLREKRNSSDNCCCGSTTMNTKDEICCEGVPLKTITAVVERNRSTPVQKFVVTAWLFKMQLVVIKQDVVDDGSPDELVNGNKTSCCVGHSFDTVSQMCCNNEIRDKADTDDDCCCGDTTMKAGSHLCCDGMPQPSYGPTTQCCLNQTFNPLTQICCKGKVIDKTKQSDTWCCDGKSYNIDEEMCCEGKHIVIKDGGEYSRCCEQGAFDSRMEMCCGKTIITKNNTEDDCCCGDKTMNTKSQICCQGTEPQPKENDRYKCCGLVSYDSKMFICCDGNVREKNNPSDDCCCGDNNTFKTQTQICCMGSPQKGQYNTHDCCGSVSFDLDKEICCNETIRSKDPGDNACCGGITMNTVDEICCEGVPQPLFGDGITDCCGSVSYNKVTGICCDNFVVVQKADEGDNCCCGNTTINVDLEVCCMGVPQPKFGDKTSCCLYQSYDFDQSICCDGGQVRQKKHPDDNCCCGETTINTNTEICCHFNPAPLQGPNTHCCHNVSYDFDDIICCSREKMNKKRKNDDNCCCGDTSMNTDDEICCDNTPQDKNGNAACCGKTSFDQDKQLCCYDGVRDKANDDDNICCENGVRDKVDENDNCCCGSSTLNTALQMCCNNNPQDLVASDNTMCCDTTSYDPSSHICCFRELRLKSNYSDNWCCGEETYDTTTEICCDGKYPQEAVGGLSRARCCGAVSFDSRDYMCCDRSIIEKRNRKDNCCCGDTTMNTEDEICCQGLYPKPKVGGDNTKCCEKESYDASSHICCNERVIEKDDEDDDCCCGNRTMNPTKKTCCSGYVQDLYVDSETSCCGQVSFDTVNQLCCDGVVRQKTDTNDNGCCGDTTYNIDTEYCCSGKVVDRVGGEMCDCCDGKPYDISSHICCDKDIVIKAAADDDCCCGSTTINTVSQVCCNGMPADKVAGPQTMCCGMQSFDPSEMVCCEDYELRKLGNPGDNWCCGDSQTFNTRDDICCEGVPHVRASNGLTKCCGNDSYIFENFLCCDMNTLIAKEEKDDDCCCGSTTLNTASQICCENNPQTLYGPRTTCCRDQSFDMDTHVCCNGDIRIKSNPEDDFCCGNKTFNTGTQICCIDMPQGRKGPNTMCCGRISYDPDQDMCCRGDLIPKPDKDDNCCCGNTTINTKKQICCNDFPQTSYGDETKCCGFESYNAKRFICCGIEVVKKRSEDDNCCCGKNDTYNTDSEVCCQGMFPRPAMAGRDTRCCGMLSYDPSIEMCCEGQLRNKTDIDDNCCCGDTTMDIGVQICCSGVPQPLYGEKTACCGTTSYDSETNMCCGNGIRTKKDIDDDCCCGSMSTINTDSEICCNGNSQVLVGGKEYTDCCKDISFDMREYLCCSGHLVPKTDIGDNACCGNTTFNTNSQICCDGVPQNSVAGDETMCCGYASYDPVTMLCCKAGDLRMKQDEDDNCCCGETSTINTVRQVCCQGTTPQPKYSDNTKCCGEISYNDDTQICCDMIVYMKNSNSDDTCCGNNAITADKQICCNHVTQPGGKFMTCCGENSYNTKSEMCCDGEVRPKKSSSDNCCCGNTTADLEKEVCCIDMPQPIRNDEKEFTRCCLRESYDIRTQACCEGEVVKKDAIDANCCCIKKPFNPQTQICCQGEYVEEIQGTPQTTKCCGKKSYNSIEQICCDDMKIKTKVNETDNCCCNKVTYNTQTQVCCDGTTPQPSYGPDTQCCDKVSFDPNSYVCCGKTVIMKKSPEDDCCCGISTIDTETEICCEDTPQPVVNDKEYTSCCFKKSFDTRDMLCCEDGLRSKRNESDDCCCGLTTYDTDEEVCCENNPQPIQGDFEKTRCCGNQSINSDNALCCDGEMIGKTNPEDNCCCGQWAINTKTHVCCNGVPAPIRGDVTLCCGTESYSPEKQVCCDGYYLRNKTSSDDNYCCGESSTYNSENEICCEGIPRELVNGKFTSCCDDESYDTKTQMCCSGIVVQKNNKNDDCCCGNTTYNTQSDICCNGMPKSPRGDIEYASCCGDEAMNTELDLCCDGEVRKKENESDDCCCGKTTMDSDNQICCDGKPQPREGGDACECCYGESYNSNTEMCCRDGVRTMDNADDNCCCGDSTMNTNTHVCCDGNPQPKYEQNTKCCGSTSYDGDTHFCCQNNEIVEITVDDPNWCCGGVTMNTGNQMCCEDVACTNYGPSTSCCGKQCFDSNSFICCDDEIVGKDDDNDNMCCGNRTFNPVTKICCIDMIQNRPAGPNTRCCGRYPFDPATEICCDDLTILPKTSVDDNCCCANKTFNTATEMCCEGEPAPLTANIAYMRCCGKESYDKRTYICCEGIVRPADAGEANTRCCGNIAFDIKTHVCCVNELRAVDKPGDLACCGNGTFNPTTEICCPHEPFDVSQPKLGASNTRCCDGCSYDPSIDICCDGVIQHAWLGLRTLCCGQRSYNPERGICCNGTMIEKVVPWDDCCCGDKVFDSSRQLCCNGRVQSKCGVHSKCCDKTSYDHDYNLCCDGIVKPKYYGYNSYCCGKHVFDPRMAVCCGDYVRWLVPYLEKW, from the exons ATGTGTTGTGATGGCGATGTCATATCGAAAAAAGATTCCCAGGATGATGGATGCTGCGGAAATACAACGTTTGACGCAAATAAAGAACTATGTTGTGACGGTAGACCAcaactttttgataaaaagagcGTATGGAAATGCTGTGGAAAGAACTCGTATGATATGGATAATTCTGTGTGCTGTGACGACGAGGAATTGCGACAATCAAGAAATAATGGGGACGATTGCTGCTGTGGAAATACAACAATGAATACTGCCAATGAGGTGTGTTGCATTGATACGCCGCAGACGAGCTTTGGTCCTATGACTAAATGTTGTATGCGGGAAAGTTATGATCCTCTAGAGGAAATATGCTGTGACGGAAATAGCCTTCGTGAAAAGAGGAACTCTTCTGATAACTGTTGTTGTGGATCAACGACCATGAACACTAAAGATGAAATATGTTGTGAGGGTGTGCCT CTGAAGACGATAACTGCTGTTGTGGAGAGAAATCGATCAACACCCGTACAGAAATTTGTTGTGACGGCGTGGTTGTTCAAAATGCAGTTGGTGGTGATAAAGCAAGATGTTGTGGACGA TGGAAGTCCAGACGAATTAGTAAACGGCAACAAGACGTCGTGCTGCGTAGGTCACAGTTTTGACACTGTTTCGCAGATGTGCTGCAATAATGAGATAAGAGATAAAGCAGACACAGATGATGATTGTTGTTGTGGAGATACAACCATGAAAGCGGGCAGTCATCTATGTTGCGACGGTATGCCACAACCGTCATACGGCCCAACGACACAGTGttgtctcaatcaaactttcAACCCACTAACTCAGATATGCTGTAAAGGTAAAGTAAtcgataaaacaaaacagtctgACACATGGTGTTGTGACGGTAAATCTTACAATATTGATGAGGAAATGTGCTGTGAAGGAAAACACATTGTTATCAAAGATGGTGGAGAATACAGCCGTTGTTGCGAACAGGGGGCTTTTGACTCAAGAATGGAAATGTGCTGTGGTAAAACTATTATAACTAAAAACAACACAGAAGATGATTGTTGTTGCGGtgacaaaacaatgaatacaaaGAGTCAGATATGTTGCCAAGGTACAGAACCTCAACCCAAAGAAAATGATAGATATAAATGTTGCGGACTTGTGAGTTACGATTCAAAGATGTTCATTTGCTGCGATGGCAATGTCCGCGAAAAGAACAATCCGTCAGACGACTGCTGTTGTGGCGATAACAATACGTTTAAGACGCAAACTCAAATATGTTGCATGGGTAGTCCCCAGAAAGGCCAGTACAATACGCATGACTGTTGTGGTAGCGTGTCATTTGACTTGGATAAGGAAATATGCTGTAACGAAACTATTCGATCCAAGGATCCCGGTGACAACGCCTGCTGTGGGGGTATAACCATGAACACTGTGGATGAAATATGTTGTGAAGGCGTACCACAGCCTTTGTTTGGTGATGGTATCACTGACTGTTGTGGTTCTGTCAGTTATAACAAAGTTACAGGCATATGTTGCGACAATTTTGTCGTTGTTCAAAAAGCCGACGAGGGAGACAACTGCTGTTGCGGAAATACAACTATCAATGTCGACCTTGAAGTTTGTTGTATGGGAGTACCTCAGCCGAAATTCGGAGACAAGACAAGTTGTTGTCTGTACCAAAGCTATGACTTTGACCAAAGTATTTGCTGTGACGGAGGACAAGTACGCCAGAAAAAGCATCCGGACGACAACTGCTGCTGTGGTGAAACAACAATCAACACAAACACAGAAATATGTTGTCACTTCAACCCGGCACCGTTGCAAGGTCCAAACACTCATTGCTGTCACAATGTGAGCTATGATTTTGATGACATCATATGTTGCAGTAgagaaaaaatgaacaaaaaaaggaaaaatgatGACAACTGCTGTTGCGGCGACACTTCTATGAATACTGATGACGAAATATGCTGTGACAACACACCACAGGACAAAAATGGAAACGCAGCTTGTTGTGGAAAAACAAGCTTCGATCAAGATAAACAACTTTGTTGCTACGACGGAGTCAGAGACAAGGCTAATGATGACGATAAT ATTTGCTGTGAAAACGGTGTTCGCGACAAGgttgatgaaaatgacaacTGTTGCTGTGGTTCATCAACATTAAATACCGCCTTGCAGATGTGCTGCAACAACAACCCTCAAGACTTGGTAGCATCTGATAACACAATGTGCTGCGACACTACAAGTTATGATCCATCTTCACATATTTGTTGCTTCCGTGAACTGAGGCTTAAAAGCAACTATTCCGACAACTGGTGCTGCGGTGAGGAAACGTATGACACAACCACAGAGATATGTTGTGACGGTAAATACCCTCAAGAAGCTGTCGGTGGTTTGTCCAGAGCCCGATGTTGTGGGGCCGTTTCTTTTGATTCTCGGGACTATATGTGTTGTGATAGGAGCATAATAGAAAAACGTAACAGGAAAGACAATTGTTGTTGTGGCGATACAACAATGAATACGGAAGATGAAATTTGCTGCCAGGGCCTATATCCTAAACCGAAGGTTGGAGGTGATAATACAAAATGCTGTGAGAAAGAAAGTTATGATGCGTCTTCGCATATATGCTGTAACGAACGTGTCATTGAGAaggatgatgaagatgatgattgTTGCTGTGGAAATAGAACAATGAATCcaacaaagaaaacatgttgTTCTGGTTATGTTCAAGACTTATACGTTGACAGTGAAACTTCATGTTGCGGGCAGGTCAGTTTCGATACTGTGAATCAATTGTGTTGTGATGGAGTCGTCAGACAAAAGACAGATACTAATGACAATGGTTGTTGTGGTGACACTACATATAACATTGACACAGAATACTGTTGTAGTGGAAAAGTTGTTGACAGAGTTGGTGGAGAAATGTGTGATTGTTGTGACGGAAAACCTTATGATATATCCTCGCATATCTGTTGTGATAAAGATATTGTTATAAaggctgctgctgatgatgattgTTGTTGTGGCTCAACGACAATAAACACCGTTTCTCAGGTCTGCTGCAATGGTATGCCAGCAGACAAAGTCGCTGGACCACAAACCATGTGCTGTGGAATGCAAAGCTTTGACCCAAGTGAAATGGTGTGTTGTGAAGATTACGAACTTCGAAAGCTTGGAAATCCAGGCGACAATTGGTGTTGTGGTGACTCACAGACATTTAATACAAGAGATGATATTTGCTGCGAAGGTGTTCCCCATGTACGAGCGTCAAACGGGCTTACGAAATGTTGTGGAAATGACAgctatatatttgaaaacttcCTCTGCTGTGATATGAATACACTTATTGCAAAGGAAGAAAAAGACGATGATTGCTGTTGTGGATCGACAACTCTTAACACAGCGTCACAAATATGTTGCGAAAATAACCCACAAACATTGTATGGACCTAGAACAACGTGTTGTAGAGATCAAAGTTTTGACATGGATACTCATGTGTGCTGCAACGGAGACATACGAATAAAATCTAATCCTGAAGATGATTTCTGCTGtggcaacaaaacatttaacacagGAACACAAATCTGCTGCATAGACATGCCTCAAGGAAGAAAAGGACCAAATACTATGTGTTGCGGAAGAATTTCATATGACCCTGATCAAGATATGTGCTGCAGAGGGGATTTAATTCCAAAACCCGACAAGGATGATAACTGCTGTTGTGGAAATACAACAATCAATACTAAGAAACAAATTTGTTGCAATGATTTCCCTCAAACCTCTTACGGGGACGAAACAAAATGCTGTGGTTTTGAGAGTTATAACGCTAAAAGGTTCATTTGCTGCGGCATTGAAGTCGTAAAGAAACGTTCAGAGGACGATAATTGCTGTTGTGGAAAGAACGACACTTACAATACAGACAGTGAAGTTTGTTGTCAAGGAATGTTTCCAAGACCTGCCATGGCTGGAAGAGACACGAGGTGTTGCGGTATGCTGAGCTATGATCCATCCATCGAAATGTGCTGTGAAGGTCagttaagaaacaaaacagatattgaTGATAACTGTTGTTGTGGTGATACTACGATGGATATTGGTGTTCAGATATGTTGCAGCGGCGTACCGCAGCCATTATACGGAGAAAAGACTGCTTGTTGTGGAACTACATCATATGACAGTGAAACAAACATGTGCTGTGGAAATGGCATCCGGACAAAGAAGGATATTGACGACGATTGTTGTTGTGGATCAATGTCGACTATTAACACAGACTCGGAGATCTGCTGTAATGGAAATTCTCAAGTATTGGTTGGTGGCAAGGAGTACACAGATTGTTGTAAAGATATAAGTTTCGATATGCGAGAATATTTATGCTGCAGTGGACATCTTGTTCCAAAAACGGACATCGGAGACAATGCATGCTGTGgaaacacaacatttaatacCAACAGCCAAATCTGCTGTGATGGTGTTCCACAGAACTCTGTCGCAGGGGATGAGACTATGTGTTGCGGATATGCTAGTTATGATCCTGTAACAATGCTTTGTTGTAAGGCGGGAGATTTAAGAATGAAGCAAGACGAAGATGATAATTGTTGTTGCGGTGAAACGTCTACAATAAATACGGTTAGACAAGTATGTTGCCAAGGTACCACACCCCAGCCTAAGTATTCAGATAATACGAAATGTTGCGGTGAAATAAGTTACAATGATGACACGCAAATATGCTGCGATATGATTGTTTACATGAAGAACAGCAACTCTGATGATACATGTTGTGGTAACAACGCCATAACGGCAGACAAACAAATATGCTGTAATCATGTCACGCAGCCAGGTGGAAAGTTTATGACTTGTTGTGGGGAAAATAGTTACAACACTAAATCTGAAATGTGTTGTGACGGCGAAGTTCGTCCAAAGAAAAGTAGTTCAGATAACTGTTGCTGTGGAAATACTACTGCGGACCTCGAAAAGGAGGTTTGTTGTATTGATATGCCACAGCCCATCAGAAATGATGAAAAGGAATTCACAAGATGCTGTTTACGAGAGAGTTATGACATAAGGACACAAGCGTGTTGTGAAGGCGAAGTCGTTAAAAAGGACGCAATTGATGCAAATTGCTGCTGTATTAAGAAGCCCTTTAACccacaaacacaaatatgttgCCAAGGCGAGTATGTCGAAGAGATACAAGGCACCCCACAGACAACAAAATGTTGCGGCAAAAAGAGTTACAATTCTATTGAGCAAATTTGTTGTGacgatatgaaaataaaaaccaaagTGAACGAAACAGATAACTGCTGTTGTAACAAAGTAACATACAATACCCAGACCCAGGTATGCTGCGACGGAACAACACCACAGCCATCGTACGGACCTGACACTCAGTGCTGCGACAAAGTCAGTTTCGATCCAAACTCATATGTCTGCTGTGGCAAGACAGTTATCATGAAAAAGTCACCAGAAGACGATTGCTGTTGTGGAATTTCAACAATTGATACTGAGACAGAGATATGTTGTGAGGATACGCCACAGCCTGTTGTGAACGACAAGGAATATACATCTTGTTGCTTTAAAAAGAGTTTCGACACTAGAGACATGCTTTGCTGTGAAGATGGTCTAAGATCAAAGCGGAATGAGAGCGACGACTGTTGTTGTGGTCTGACGACGTATGATACTGATGAGGAAGTATGTTGCGAAAATAATCCTCAACCAATACAAGGAGACTTTGAAAAAACACGATGCTGTGGCAACCAGAGTATTAATTCTGACAACGCCTTATGCTGTGACGGCGAAATGATTGGCAAAACCAACCCAGAAGACAACTGTTGCTGTGGCCAATGGGCAATCAACACGAAAACACATGTATGCTGCAATGGTGTTCCTGCTCCGATTCGAGGTGATGTTACTTTGTGCTGTGGCACAGAAAGCTATTCACCAGAGAAACAAGTATGCTGTGATGGATATTATCTTAGAAATAAAACTTCGTCGGATGATAACTATTGTTGTGGCGAGTCATCAACATACAACTCTGAAAACGAAATATGTTGTGAGGGTATACCTCGTGAGTTGGTTAAcggcaagtttacatcatgctGTGATGATGAAAGCTATGATACTAAAACTCAGATGTGCTGCTCAGGCATTGTCGTGCAAAAGAATAACAAGAACGATGATTGCTGCTGCGGAAACACCACCTATAACACACAAAGTGACATCTGCTGTAATGGAATGCCAAAATCCCCACGCGGTGATATTGAATATGCATCTTGTTGTGGCGATGAAGCTATGAATACCGAATTGGACCTGTGTTGCGATGGAGAAGTACGCAAAAAGGAAAATGAAAGCGATGATTGTTGTTGCGGAAAAACAACGATGGACTCCGATAATCAGATATGTTGTGACGGAAAGCCTCAGCCTCGTGAAGGCGGGGATGCCTGTGAATGTTGTTACGGAGAAAGCTATAATTCCAACACAGAGATGTGTTGTAGAGATGGTGTTCGCACGATGGATAATGCCGATGACAACTGCTGCTGTGGTGACTCAACAatgaacacaaacacacatgtatGCTGTGATGGAAATCCGCAACCAAAATACGAACAAAATACTAAATGTTGCGGAAGTACAAGTTACGATGGTGATACGCATTTCTGTTGTCAGAATAATGAGATTGTGGAAATAACTGTCGATGATCCAAACTGGTGCTGTGGTGGTGTAACTATGAACACAGGTAATCAAATGTGTTGTGAAGATGTTGCTTGTACAAACTACGGACCAAGTACGAGTTGTTGTGGTAAACAGTGCTTCGATAGCAATAGTTTCATCTGCTGCGATGATGAAATTGTCGGGAAAGATGACGACAATGATAATATGTGCTGCGGAAATAGAACGTTCAACCCAGTAACCAAGATTTGTTGCATTGATATGATTCAAAATCGTCCAGCTGGCCCGAATACACGATGCTGTGGAAGATATCCATTCGATCCTGCAACAGAGATTTGTTGCGACGATTTGACTATTCTTCCAAAGACAAGCGTGGATGATAACTGTTGTTgtgcaaacaaaacattcaatacgGCCACAGAAATGTGTTGCGAAGGCGAGCCTGCTCCTCTTACCGCGAATATAGCGTATATGCGATGTTGCGGAAAGGAAAGTTATGATAAGCGTACCTATATCTGCTGTGAGGGAATAGTGCGACCGGCAGACGCTGGGGAGGCGAACACTCGTTGTTGTGGAAATATTGCATTCGACATAAAAACACATGTCTGCTGTGTAAATGAATTACGAGCGGTTGACAAGCCGGGTGATTTAGCATGTTGTGGAAACGGCACTTTCAACCCAACCACAGAGATATGTTGTCCCCATGAGCCTTTCGATGTTTCTCAACCAAAACTTGGGGCATCAAATACAAGATGTTGTGATGGCTGTAGTTACGATCCAAGCATCGACATTTGCTGTGATGGGGTGATTCAGCACGCTTGGCTGGGACTACGGACGCTCTGCTGTGGACAAAGAAGTTACAATCCAGAGAGAGGAATTTGCTGCAATGGAACCATGATAGAAAAAGTTGTTCCTTGGGACGACTGC